Proteins encoded in a region of the Gemmatimonadota bacterium genome:
- a CDS encoding amino acid permease: MSPTHDDELVEEILPAGQPRLLRVLTAKTGTAVIIGAIIGSGIFMVPSTVAAQVGSPALSLFVWIIGGVLALAGALCYAELGAAIPRSGGTYAFLRRAYNTDLVAFLFGWAFLFIIITGAMGAVATVFARYAGGLFGIEDLWTERWLAVGCILFLTVVNCLGVKIGGSVQNVFAFIKVGAVLAVILLGFTMATGTEVSWTPLVQEKTGTALLGGLSLAILGALFAYNGWFFVTFIATEIKDPARSIPRAIFAALAIVATVYILANVVYLTVLSFEELQASRRPAADTLQALVGPSGAMAISAAIMLTTFGTVNAQLMVAPRVYHAMANHEIFFRVCQYVHPRYRTPVVSIVMQGLWASVFALTGTFVEIVSFAMFYTYVFLTLAVVGLMILRRKEPDLHRPYRVWGYPVTPVLFLLIAAGVLVNALIGDFTRPLLGLVILAIGLPFYFYWKRQQRTNPSAGSTAKE; the protein is encoded by the coding sequence ATGTCACCTACCCATGACGACGAACTCGTAGAAGAGATATTGCCGGCGGGTCAACCCCGGCTGCTCCGGGTACTGACGGCAAAAACCGGTACAGCGGTCATCATCGGTGCGATCATCGGATCGGGCATCTTCATGGTGCCGAGCACGGTGGCCGCGCAGGTCGGTTCGCCCGCGCTCAGCCTGTTCGTCTGGATCATCGGCGGCGTGCTGGCTCTGGCGGGCGCCCTGTGCTACGCGGAACTCGGCGCGGCCATACCGCGTAGCGGGGGCACCTATGCCTTTTTGAGGCGCGCCTACAACACGGACCTGGTCGCCTTTCTTTTCGGGTGGGCCTTTCTCTTCATCATCATCACCGGGGCGATGGGCGCGGTGGCCACCGTATTCGCCCGGTACGCCGGCGGACTCTTCGGCATAGAAGACCTCTGGACCGAACGGTGGCTGGCCGTGGGATGCATCCTCTTCCTGACCGTGGTCAACTGCCTCGGCGTCAAGATCGGCGGATCGGTTCAGAACGTGTTCGCCTTCATCAAGGTCGGCGCCGTCCTTGCCGTCATCCTCCTCGGTTTTACCATGGCAACGGGCACGGAAGTCTCCTGGACCCCGCTCGTGCAGGAGAAGACGGGGACCGCGCTCCTCGGCGGCCTGAGCCTGGCGATCCTGGGTGCGCTGTTCGCCTACAACGGCTGGTTTTTCGTGACGTTCATCGCGACCGAGATCAAGGACCCGGCGCGGAGCATTCCACGGGCGATTTTCGCCGCGCTGGCCATCGTGGCCACGGTCTATATCCTGGCCAACGTCGTCTACCTGACGGTCCTGTCCTTCGAAGAACTCCAGGCGTCACGCCGGCCGGCCGCCGATACTCTCCAGGCCCTGGTGGGCCCCTCGGGTGCGATGGCCATATCGGCGGCCATCATGCTGACGACTTTCGGCACGGTCAACGCCCAGCTGATGGTGGCGCCCAGGGTCTATCACGCCATGGCGAATCACGAGATCTTCTTCCGGGTGTGCCAGTACGTGCACCCCCGTTACCGGACGCCAGTGGTTTCTATCGTAATGCAGGGGCTGTGGGCGTCGGTCTTCGCGCTGACGGGCACCTTCGTCGAGATCGTCAGTTTCGCCATGTTCTACACCTACGTATTCCTTACGCTGGCGGTTGTCGGCCTGATGATCCTGCGGAGAAAGGAACCGGACCTGCACCGGCCGTATCGGGTGTGGGGCTATCCCGTAACCCCCGTCCTGTTCCTCCTGATCGCCGCGGGCGTGCTGGTCAACGCCCTGATCGGCGACTTTACGCGTCCGTTGCTGGGCCTCGTCATCCTGGCCATCGGCCTGCCCTTCTATTTCTACTGGAAGCGGCAGCAGCGGACGAACCCGTCGGCCGGCTCGACGGCCAAGGAGTAG
- a CDS encoding phytanoyl-CoA dioxygenase family protein, whose product MLEQFQRDGYILVPGVFDDEEMDAALEAMERNFYGKSYASWLEDFERGEQGSVGDGFTTKQDEVVGRSQFPVGDKALDRLIENDRYLDLYELFLGDRSSYCNAHLFMRTGPVDERYPDESWSGYHVDHNTNCVLPPSVDAARFSYINSGVYLHDVEDDGAPMLLVPGSHTRAAEVFAEGWATGNMASVSHVRDIRKAGLRDPVPAVGTRGTAAFYSSYLLHSAQPFQDKKKQRAFWTLSMCRRDADRWTRFANPFIYGEREYMIPYITDTTPRVRSLFGWPEPGHPYYTDQTLDLLAQAFPGIDLAPYRQAVHRAS is encoded by the coding sequence ATGCTGGAACAGTTTCAACGCGACGGTTACATCCTGGTGCCCGGCGTCTTCGACGACGAGGAAATGGACGCTGCGCTGGAGGCCATGGAGCGGAACTTCTACGGAAAGTCCTACGCGTCATGGCTAGAGGACTTCGAACGGGGCGAACAGGGGTCCGTGGGGGACGGGTTCACCACGAAGCAGGACGAAGTGGTGGGACGGTCCCAGTTTCCCGTCGGCGACAAGGCCCTCGACCGGCTCATCGAGAACGACCGTTATCTCGATCTCTACGAGCTGTTCCTGGGAGACCGGTCCAGTTACTGCAACGCCCACCTGTTCATGCGCACCGGACCGGTGGACGAGCGGTATCCCGATGAATCCTGGAGCGGATACCACGTCGACCACAACACGAACTGCGTCCTTCCCCCATCCGTGGACGCCGCGCGATTCTCCTACATCAACTCCGGCGTGTATCTCCATGACGTCGAAGACGACGGCGCGCCCATGCTGCTCGTACCGGGGTCGCACACACGGGCGGCCGAGGTTTTCGCTGAGGGATGGGCTACGGGCAACATGGCCAGCGTCAGCCACGTCCGCGACATCCGCAAGGCCGGCCTGCGAGATCCGGTCCCGGCCGTGGGCACGAGAGGAACAGCGGCCTTCTATTCGTCCTACCTGCTCCACTCGGCGCAGCCCTTTCAGGACAAGAAAAAGCAACGAGCGTTCTGGACCCTTTCCATGTGCCGCCGCGACGCCGACCGGTGGACCCGGTTTGCGAACCCCTTCATCTATGGCGAGCGGGAGTACATGATTCCCTACATAACGGATACGACGCCGCGCGTCCGGTCGTTGTTCGGCTGGCCCGAGCCCGGCCATCCCTACTACACGGACCAGACCCTGGACCTCCTCGCGCAGGCCTTCCCGGGTATCGACCTGGCCCCCTATCGCCAGGCTGTGCACCGGGCATCATGA
- the kynU gene encoding kynureninase yields MDAGEMDARDGLAGFRSRFHFPRTGNGAEAVYLVGHSLGLQPIAAREYVERELDDWRSLGVEGHFKGENPWMPYHEALADPLARLAGALPGEVVAMNTLTVNLHLMMVSFYRPTPKRYRILVEGAAFPSDQYAVASQAAWHGYDPVESVIELHPREGEDTIRTGDIEDLLEREGESIALVFLGGVNYLTGQVFDMDRITAAGHRQGCVVGFDLAHAMGNLELHLHDWDVDFAVWCSYKYLNGGPGCVGGCFVHERHGRKDDLPRFAGWWGHDKSTRFRMPSAFEAIPGAEGWQLSNPPILPLAALRASLELFDAAGMDRLREKSRRLTGYLERLLRERFPDELAIITPSDPEQRGCQLSLRTGPRGGRVHRHLSDHGIWCDWREPDVIRVAPVPLYNCFSDVRRFVEVMAEGMERAKRTG; encoded by the coding sequence ATGGACGCCGGCGAGATGGACGCCAGGGACGGACTTGCGGGCTTCCGGTCGCGATTTCACTTCCCGAGGACCGGGAACGGGGCGGAGGCGGTCTACCTGGTGGGCCATTCGCTCGGACTCCAGCCCATCGCCGCACGGGAATACGTGGAACGGGAACTCGACGACTGGCGGAGCCTGGGCGTCGAAGGGCATTTCAAGGGAGAAAACCCCTGGATGCCTTACCACGAAGCGCTGGCGGACCCACTTGCCCGATTGGCCGGCGCCCTGCCCGGTGAAGTCGTCGCCATGAATACCCTCACGGTGAATCTCCACTTGATGATGGTCTCCTTCTACCGTCCGACTCCGAAGAGGTACCGCATCCTCGTCGAAGGCGCCGCCTTTCCCTCCGACCAGTACGCCGTCGCTTCACAGGCGGCGTGGCACGGTTACGACCCCGTGGAAAGCGTGATCGAACTGCATCCGCGGGAAGGGGAAGACACGATCCGCACCGGGGACATCGAGGACCTGCTCGAACGGGAGGGCGAGTCCATCGCCCTGGTCTTCCTGGGCGGGGTGAACTACCTGACCGGCCAGGTCTTCGACATGGACCGGATCACGGCGGCGGGCCATCGGCAGGGCTGCGTCGTGGGATTCGACCTCGCCCACGCCATGGGAAACCTGGAACTGCATCTGCACGACTGGGACGTGGACTTCGCCGTCTGGTGTTCCTACAAGTACCTGAACGGAGGGCCCGGCTGCGTAGGCGGGTGCTTCGTCCACGAACGGCACGGACGGAAAGACGACCTGCCCCGGTTCGCCGGATGGTGGGGACACGACAAGTCCACCCGGTTCCGGATGCCCTCGGCGTTCGAGGCGATCCCGGGCGCGGAAGGCTGGCAGCTCAGCAATCCGCCTATTCTCCCGCTGGCGGCCCTGCGCGCCTCGCTTGAGCTCTTCGACGCGGCGGGCATGGACCGGCTGCGCGAGAAGAGCAGAAGGCTGACCGGGTACCTGGAACGCCTGCTGCGGGAACGCTTCCCGGATGAACTGGCCATCATCACGCCGTCGGATCCGGAGCAGCGCGGATGCCAGCTTTCGCTCCGGACGGGGCCGCGAGGCGGCCGCGTGCACCGGCATCTGTCCGATCACGGCATCTGGTGCGACTGGCGGGAGCCCGACGTGATCCGCGTCGCCCCCGTTCCGCTGTACAACTGTTTTTCGGACGTCCGCCGTTTCGTGGAGGTCATGGCGGAGGGCATGGAGCGGGCCAAGCGGACCGGGTGA
- a CDS encoding sulfatase-like hydrolase/transferase produces the protein MPQPHVIYILSDEHAGQAMGHAGDPNLRTPNMDRMAAEGVSFMRARANCPVCTPSRGTIFSGRHAHAGPVQGFHDVYKPAAPSSATLLREAGYHTAYFGKWHCGTVRDQIPPEVRRDPGYYDLEGAARTPEFHRGGFQDWYGFEMNNAPFKGFYYREGDIDPTHMPGYQTDALTDMAIAYLQDYDGDRPLFLVLSVEPPHWPLEAPDAFMRFDPASLKTRPNFGGQADLRERLAAYYAMIENLDGNIGRLLDAVGGMDGFRDNTVTVYFSDHGDFMGSHGQMEDKGHPHEESVRVPAVFHGPGIIETQGARPDLFSLVDMAPTTLGLAGAPVPVHMQGADFSPALRGADFNGPGEVLLEMVGAPRVHFDYADWRGLVTERWKYAFYETGHEVLFDLWEDPYELRNLADADPAVLADMRTRLLSLLEATREPYFDVIVQHGVRPDGPALNISRRRRDGIAPSWDDLIRNA, from the coding sequence ATGCCCCAACCGCACGTCATCTACATCCTGTCCGACGAACACGCGGGTCAGGCCATGGGCCACGCGGGGGACCCCAACCTGCGAACCCCCAACATGGACCGCATGGCCGCGGAGGGCGTGAGTTTCATGCGCGCCCGGGCCAACTGTCCCGTGTGTACGCCTTCGCGGGGCACCATATTCTCGGGTCGCCACGCCCACGCCGGTCCGGTGCAGGGGTTTCACGACGTGTACAAACCGGCGGCGCCGAGCTCGGCTACCCTGCTTCGCGAAGCCGGCTACCATACCGCCTATTTCGGCAAGTGGCACTGCGGGACGGTGCGCGACCAGATCCCCCCGGAGGTGAGGCGCGACCCGGGCTACTACGACCTCGAAGGGGCGGCGCGCACACCGGAGTTCCACCGGGGCGGTTTCCAGGACTGGTACGGATTCGAGATGAACAACGCGCCGTTCAAGGGATTCTACTACCGGGAAGGCGACATCGACCCGACGCACATGCCGGGTTACCAGACCGATGCATTGACCGACATGGCCATCGCGTACCTGCAGGACTACGACGGGGACCGGCCGCTCTTTCTCGTCCTCAGCGTGGAGCCGCCCCACTGGCCCCTCGAAGCACCGGATGCCTTCATGCGGTTCGATCCCGCGTCCCTGAAGACTCGCCCGAATTTCGGCGGCCAGGCCGATCTGCGGGAACGGCTGGCTGCCTACTACGCCATGATCGAGAATCTGGACGGGAACATCGGCCGCCTGCTCGACGCGGTGGGCGGCATGGATGGGTTTCGGGACAACACGGTTACGGTGTACTTTTCGGATCACGGCGACTTTATGGGAAGCCACGGCCAGATGGAAGACAAGGGGCACCCCCACGAGGAGTCCGTACGGGTACCCGCGGTCTTTCACGGGCCGGGAATCATCGAAACCCAGGGCGCGCGGCCGGACCTGTTCAGCCTGGTGGACATGGCGCCCACGACCCTGGGCCTGGCCGGAGCGCCCGTGCCGGTCCACATGCAGGGCGCCGACTTTTCTCCGGCCTTGAGGGGCGCGGATTTCAATGGGCCCGGGGAAGTACTGCTCGAAATGGTGGGGGCGCCCAGGGTGCACTTCGACTACGCGGACTGGCGCGGGCTGGTTACCGAACGATGGAAGTACGCCTTCTACGAAACCGGTCACGAAGTGCTCTTCGACCTGTGGGAAGACCCGTACGAATTGCGTAATCTCGCGGACGCGGATCCGGCCGTACTGGCGGACATGCGGACGCGTCTGCTGAGCCTGCTGGAAGCCACGCGGGAGCCCTATTTCGACGTGATCGTCCAGCACGGCGTCCGTCCCGACGGCCCGGCCCTGAACATTTCCCGACGAAGGCGGGACGGCATCGCGCCATCGTGGGACGACCTGATACGCAACGCCTGA
- a CDS encoding amidohydrolase, which produces MCVYTGPNPIPKIDIHTHILPENWPDLHKRYGYGGFVELDHYRPGCARMMIDGRQFREIQANSWDPPTRIGECDDAGVHVQVLSTVPVMFSYWAQPADALDLSRMLNDHIADVVRTWPRRFIGLGTVPMQAPELAIREMERCVRELGLSGIEIGTHINGNNLSEPHLFPVFEAAAELGAAVFIHPWDIMGQESMEKYWLPWLVGMPAETSRAICSMIFGGVLERLPGLRVAFAHGGGSFPATIGRIDYGFKIRPDLCAVDNDVLPSDYLGRFYLDSLVHDSRILDYLIQLIGPDHIAMGSDYPFPLGEAVPGRMIESMSHLDDDVKSRLLYRSALNWLNLEADRFFGGND; this is translated from the coding sequence ATGTGCGTATACACCGGCCCCAATCCCATCCCCAAGATCGACATCCACACCCATATCCTGCCGGAGAACTGGCCCGATCTGCACAAGCGCTACGGGTACGGCGGATTCGTCGAACTGGACCATTACCGGCCGGGATGCGCGCGCATGATGATCGACGGCAGGCAGTTCCGCGAGATCCAGGCCAACTCGTGGGACCCGCCAACCCGGATCGGGGAATGCGACGACGCCGGCGTGCACGTCCAGGTCCTCTCCACCGTCCCGGTGATGTTCAGCTATTGGGCGCAGCCGGCGGACGCGCTGGACCTGTCCCGCATGCTCAACGACCATATCGCCGATGTAGTCCGTACCTGGCCCCGGCGTTTCATCGGCCTGGGGACCGTTCCCATGCAGGCGCCCGAACTGGCCATCAGGGAAATGGAGCGGTGCGTCCGGGAACTGGGACTGTCCGGCATTGAGATCGGGACCCACATCAACGGAAACAACCTGAGCGAACCCCACCTTTTTCCGGTGTTCGAAGCGGCGGCCGAGCTCGGCGCCGCGGTGTTCATTCATCCCTGGGACATCATGGGACAGGAGTCCATGGAGAAGTACTGGCTGCCCTGGCTGGTGGGCATGCCCGCCGAGACCTCCCGCGCGATCTGTTCCATGATTTTCGGCGGGGTACTCGAGCGCCTCCCCGGCCTGCGCGTGGCCTTTGCCCACGGCGGCGGGTCCTTTCCCGCGACCATCGGGCGGATCGACTACGGGTTCAAGATCCGCCCCGACCTGTGCGCGGTGGATAACGACGTGCTGCCGAGCGACTACCTGGGCCGGTTCTACCTGGATTCCCTCGTCCACGACAGCCGCATCCTCGATTACCTGATCCAGCTCATCGGACCGGACCACATCGCCATGGGATCGGATTATCCCTTCCCGCTGGGTGAAGCGGTACCGGGCAGGATGATCGAATCCATGAGCCACCTGGACGACGACGTCAAGTCCAGGCTGCTGTACCGCTCCGCGCTCAACTGGCTGAACCTTGAAGCAGACCGGTTTTTCGGTGGGAACGACTAG